The Erigeron canadensis isolate Cc75 chromosome 4, C_canadensis_v1, whole genome shotgun sequence genome window below encodes:
- the LOC122596205 gene encoding probable membrane-associated kinase regulator 1, producing MKQHYHRKTNGKTPRSQTLPSSPTHSSSSSDFEFTISLSPRKSSATNLCPADDLFYKGQLLPLHLSPRISMVRHLLLSSSSTSSSATTTARHSSDSHSSFSTDGCDSSRPSSVDDDLNLQTKLFPTSLHNQTCANNNQKKPNKYFSLSRFSSVFRKETKTTSSSTPTSTTTTTTTPVTATRVDPDIIAGSSVKRMSVTAKEMIRKYLKKAKPLYEKLSQRQGTGTTFQVQKMALPSKTICGPEETTRSNVKENDIISHSFSGNLRYPRRRSCVSSCPSSMRSSPSHSGILCRKTVVKGGGIYSNNSSSMEELQSAIQGAIAHCKNSMNN from the coding sequence ATGAAGCAACATTATCATAGAAAAACCAATGGCAAAACTCCTAGATCACAAACTCTACCTTCTTCACCAACTCACTCATCATCTTCTTCCGATTTCGAGTTCACTATATCTCTATCCCCTCGTAAATCGTCCGCTACGAATCTTTGCCCGGCGGACGATCTTTTCTACAAGGGACAACTTCTTCCGCTTCATCTTTCGCCACGAATCTCTATGGTTCGTCACCTTCTTTTGTCTTCTTCCTCTACTTCTTCTTCTGCCACCACTACTGCTCGTCATTCGTCTGACTCGCATTCGTCCTTCTCTACGGACGGATGCGATTCTTCTCGTCCTAGCTCCGTGGACGATGATCTCAAtttacaaacaaagttattccCAACTAGCTTGCATAACCAGACGTGTGCCAATAATAATCAGAAGAAGCCGAATAAGTACTTTTCCTTGTCTAGATTTTCATCTGTTTTCCGTAAAGAAACAAAAACGACGTCTAGCTCTACACCGACGTCTACAACAACAACCACAACCACACCCGTAACAGCTACGCGTGTTGACCCGGATATCATAGCCGGGTCATCTGTTAAAAGAATGAGTGTGACAGCCAAAGAAATGATAAGAAAGTATCTGAAAAAAGCAAAGCCACTTTATGAAAAGTTGTCCCAGCGTCAGGGTACTGGGACAACTTTTCAGGTTCAGAAAATGGCTCTTCCTTCCAAGACAATTTGTGGTCCAGAAGAGACCACAAGAAGCAATGTTAAGGAAAATGACATAATTTCACACTCGTTTTCTGGAAATCTTCGGTACCCAAGAAGGAGAAGTTGTGTGTCAAGTTGTCCATCGTCTATGCGATCGTCTCCAAGTCACTCTGGGATTCTGTGTCGGAAAACCGTGGTGAAAGGCGGAGGTATCTACTCGAACAATTCGTCGTCCATGGAGGAGCTACAAAGCGCGATTCAAGGGGCGATTGCGCATTGCAAGAACTCCATGAACAACTAG